TCGTCGGGCGGCGGGGTCTTCGTGCTGCGGCGGGCCATCGCTGCCGGCTCCTTGCTGGGGCGTGATACGGGATCTGACGCGGACCATTGTGGACCGTGGCACTGACAGCGCGGGCGAGGACCCGGCGTCGGCCGTCCGGGCCCGAACGCAGAGGCATCTCCTCCACGGCTGCCCGCAGGCTACGCGATCTCGCTCTCGGCGTATGTCGTCCGGGAACTTCGCGGACCGTCCGCACGCTTGCATACAGTGGCAGGACCGGCAGGAAAACCGCGGTTTCGACGACCGCGTCCGCGATCGGAAGGGACGTACATGCCCATGGGTCACACGGCCACAGCCCAGGCAGGCTCCGGGGGCCTGGAAGCGACCGAGCACCGTCTGGCCAACGGCCTGCGCGTGGTGCTCTCGGAGGACCACCTGACCCCCGTCGCGGCGGTGTGCCTCTGGTACGACGTCGGTTCACGCCACGAAGTCAAGGGGCGTACGGGTCTTGCTCACCTTTTCGAGCACCTGATGTTCCAGGGCTCCGGCCAGGTCAAGGGCAACGGCCACTTCGAGCTGGTCCAGGGGGCCGGCGGCTCGCTCAACGGCACCACCAGCTTCGAGCGCACGAACTACTTCGAGACCATGCCCACCCACCAGCTGGAGCTCGCCCTCTGGCTGGAGGCCGACCGCATGGGCTCGCTGCTCACCGCGCTGGACGACGAGTCGATGGAGAACCAGCGCGACGTCGTCAAGAACGAGCGCCGTCAGCGCTACGACAACGTCCCCTACGGCACGGCCTTCGAGAAGCTGACCGCTCTCGCCTACCCGGACGGCCACCCGTACCACCACACGCCGATCGGCTCGATGGCCGACCTGGACGCGGCGACCCTGGAGGACGCGCGCGCGTTCTTCCGCACGTACTACGCGCCCAACAACGCGGTCCTTTCCGTGGTCGGTGACATCGACCCGGAGCAGACCCTCGCCTGGGTCGAGAAGTACTTCGGCTCCATCCCCGGCCACGACGGCAAGCCCGCGCCCCGTGACGGCGGGCTGCCCGACGTCATCGGCGAACAACTGCGCGAGATCGTCGAGGAGGAGGTGCCGGCCCGCGCGCTGATGGCCGCCTACCGGCTCCCCGAGGACGGCACGCGCGCGTCCGACGCCGCCGACCTGGCGCTCACCGTCCTCGGCGGCGGCGAGTCCTCCCGCCTGTACAACCGCCTCGTGCGCCGCGACCGTACGGCCGTCGCGGCCGGCTTCGGCCTGCTGCGGCTCGCCGGAGCGCCCTCCCTGGGCTGGCTGGACGTGAAGACGTCCGGTGACGTCGAGGTGCCCGTCATCGAGGCCGCCATCGACGAGGAGCTCGCCCGGTTCGCCGAGGAGGGCCCCACGGCCGAGGAAATGGAGCGGGCCCAGGCGCAGTTGGAGCGCGAGTGGCTCGACCGGCTCGGCACGGTCGCCGGCCGCGCCGACGAACTGTGCCGGTTCGCCGTCCTGTTCGGCGACCCGCAGCTCGCCCTCACCGCCGTCCAGCGCGTGCTCGACGTGACGCCCGAGGAGGTGCAGGAGATCGCCAAGGCCCGCCTGCGCCCCGACAACCGCGCGGTGCTCGTCTACGAGCCGACCGCCGCCGAAGCCCCTGCCGACCAGGACGAGAACGAGGAGGCGGCCCGGTGACCGAGCTCGCCACGATGGACTTCCACCCCCAGCCCCGGGCGGGCGAGGCCAAGCCGTGGGCGTTCCCGGCGCCCGAGCGCACCGCGCTGGCCAACGGCCTGACCGTGCTGCACTGCCACCGCCCCGGCCAGCAGGTCGTCGCCGTCGAGATCCTCCTCGACGCACCCCTGGACGCGGAACCGGCCGGCCTCGACGGCGTCGCCACGATCACGGCGCGGGCCTTCTCCGAGGGCACCGACAAGCACTCCGCCGAGGAGTTCGCCGCCGAACTGGAGCGCTGCGGCGCCACCCTGGACGCGCACGCCGATCACCCCGGCGTCCGGCTGAGCCTCGAAGTGCCGGCCTCGCGCCTGCCCAAGGGCCTCGGTCT
The sequence above is a segment of the Streptomyces asoensis genome. Coding sequences within it:
- a CDS encoding M16 family metallopeptidase, giving the protein MPMGHTATAQAGSGGLEATEHRLANGLRVVLSEDHLTPVAAVCLWYDVGSRHEVKGRTGLAHLFEHLMFQGSGQVKGNGHFELVQGAGGSLNGTTSFERTNYFETMPTHQLELALWLEADRMGSLLTALDDESMENQRDVVKNERRQRYDNVPYGTAFEKLTALAYPDGHPYHHTPIGSMADLDAATLEDARAFFRTYYAPNNAVLSVVGDIDPEQTLAWVEKYFGSIPGHDGKPAPRDGGLPDVIGEQLREIVEEEVPARALMAAYRLPEDGTRASDAADLALTVLGGGESSRLYNRLVRRDRTAVAAGFGLLRLAGAPSLGWLDVKTSGDVEVPVIEAAIDEELARFAEEGPTAEEMERAQAQLEREWLDRLGTVAGRADELCRFAVLFGDPQLALTAVQRVLDVTPEEVQEIAKARLRPDNRAVLVYEPTAAEAPADQDENEEAAR